The following coding sequences are from one Lycium ferocissimum isolate CSIRO_LF1 chromosome 3, AGI_CSIRO_Lferr_CH_V1, whole genome shotgun sequence window:
- the LOC132051152 gene encoding uncharacterized protein LOC132051152, which translates to MAAQSNFISEINTKPMNWRLKVRIVRLWEKPLHNKPDSPFSTELILMDEKGGRIHASVGRNIIQSLKTMNQEIKELGLYIMKNFMVCPNKEKLRTKDHKCKLIFTQKTIVEEIQDPYFDMCIFKFRPYEQLSNPQDFDDIELFGN; encoded by the exons ATGGCGGCTCAAAGTAATTTTATTAGCGAAATTAACACCAAGCCGATGAATTGGAGGTTAAAGGTTCGTATTGTCAGGCTTTGGGAAAAACCACTTCACAACAAACCTGATAGTCCTTTCTCAACTGAGCTTATTCTGATGGATGAAAAG GGCGGCCGCATTCACGCAAGTGTTGGCAGGAATATTATTCAAAGTTTGAAAACGATGAACCAAGAAATCAAGGAATTGGGTTTGTACATCATGAAGAATTTCATGGTTTGTCCAAATAAGGAGAAACTGAGGACCAAAGACCACAAGTGTAAGTTGATTTTCACGCAGAAGACCATTGTTGAGGAAATACAAGATCCATATTTCGACATGTGTATCTTCAAATTCAGACCCTATGAGCAGTTGTCTAATCCACAAGACTTTGATGACATCGAACTATTCGGTAATtaa
- the LOC132048957 gene encoding uncharacterized protein LOC132048957: MNQDGGGLFFLYGHGGTGKTFMWKTLSSRVRSKGDIVINVASSGSPLAKLIVKAKLVIWDEAPMMHRYCFEALDRTLRDILRLKDPSNLDRPFELTKNMRLQGSLSKCDLDDLKRFSDWILAIGDGKIGCSIDGIEKIEIPDDLLMHNCDDPVSGIVESTYSDYLIHSTDIKYLQERAILAPTLEMVESLK, from the exons ATGAACCAAGACGGAGGGGGGTTATTCTTTTTATATGGTCATGGTGGAACCGGAAAAACATTTATGTGGAAAACATTGTCTTCTCGCGTACGTTCTAAAGGTGATATAGTGATAAATGTTGCTTCAAGTG GTAGTCCTTTGGCAAAGTTGATTGTTAAGGCGAAGTTGGTCATTTGGGATGAGGCACCAATGATGCATAGATACTGTTTTGAAGCTCTTGATCGAACTCTTAGAGATATTCTAAGATTGAAAGATCCATCAAATTTAGATCGACCATTTGAG CTAACAAAGAATATGAGATTGCAAGGAAGTCTATCAAAGTGCGATTTGGATGATTTAAAACGGTTTTCCGATTGGATTTTGGCAATAGGTGATGGAAAGATTGGATGTTCCATTGATGGCATTGAGAAAATAGAAATACCCGATGATCTTCTCATGCATAAttgtgatgatccggtatctgGAATTGTAGAAAGTACATATTCTGATTACTTGATACATTCCACTGATATAAAATACCTTCAAGAAAGAGCAATTCTTGCTCCGACTCTTGAGATGGTGGAATCG CTTAAATGA